The window ATGATAAGCTTTAACCTTTATATCGTAAAGTACCAGTCTAATATGCATTTCGACAAGATAGCAAGAGCTCAGACTCTAGTCCATATATAAATTTATGGCTTTTACCAAgtccaaataaaaatgtaaaaaagctTGTGATAATAAGGGGATACTATAGTATACAATGAATAGAAAAGAATGCAAAAGAATAGAATTCAAGAACAAGAATGCAAGAAAGATAGAATTCTTGTTTTTGAACATCTGCTTTGCGAAGCATAGCATTGTATGCAGATGACTTgctgttttccgttttaattCGTTACATAAATCTCGTGCCTGCCTTTCCTGCGTGGATTATTCACAGTTGTTCAATGCATACAGTCTATTACAGGGGTGGGcaatttgttcaatgaaagagtcacttgcggaaaaatataaacaccagcgagccgcaaaatcagtaatgattgtcaatttggttattatactattagtagtcattttgggatattactttttaactaaaagacccataaaaacatgttggtgaggcgcattttgacaacctttgccatagagtatagaatctatacctgaaaacaatgtcggaatcgatgtctagtgttacgtcataaacgaaatcctggcctaaataaagaaaaactacacagaaactgtcataaacggtactcttggtagcctttacattttttggaattttacgattcgtctagaagagccacaaaaaacatgccggagagccgcagtttgcccacgtctggtCTATTAAGATCATCGCTGCAACATGGACGattttatgctgttgctgtgccaatgttttgtctaaatgtaattgttcaaagaaaccttcaatataatcagtatataggcctacagttgtcattcctgtgtaaccattgttgaattcaatttgaagaagtttaGTGTTAAGATAGGcaactttattgtcatctttacaagacaataagccgtcaaggtgaacaattaaatctgagggtgagaaaagcagacaacgacctcatgagactcatatatcatcacccgcaataaacatttcaaaaagtaattATTGTAGTGGAGTAGGTCAATCTCTCAGGTTCAGGTGCCATATAGCCTCTTTCCGTTACAAGCTTTAAAAAATCGTTGCTTACAAGTTGCGTAGTGCTACCTATATATCATATATGGCTAGGCAGTATTGCAACATAATGGCTAAGCCTTAAGGCAACGATACCATTGCGTGCTACTCTATAGCAGTAGTGCTAGTCTTTACATTAAGGTAGGTTATAAGTGGCTGTTACCGAATCAAGATAAAGAAAATTACTATTGTTTGTGCTAACTAAAATGTCCGAACAATTGACTCACAGTTTTTCCATTTCAGACACTGAGTGGGTCTAACCTTGGAAAATCACAATACTGTTAAGACTCAAGTCACAATTTTCCATGACTTGACTTTCTGGGGATGGCGGGGTTAATTGTTTTAGGTTAGCCTAAAGCCAAAGTCTAAATCGCCATAACTTAAAACTCGAGTAGGTCCAAAGTGGCTCAAGTCACGTTATGATAatattgacgtcataaaaattaaacttttaaaaaagatGAAGGTAAGCGGTAAAAAGATCAActatttttttaagaaattacacatcactgaaaaaaaaaagtatCAATCAGAATAATTTTGCGACACTAATGACGTTATGATGACCAATGCAAAATGGGTCTTGACatcagaaatgtttttaaagttaaaggTATTGACCTGATCTACCTCGAGTCATAGCTTAAATAGATTCGATTGTCGAGAAACACCTAGAATTGACTGGAGTAAAAAAAAGAGCGAGGTTTCTAGTTACAAACAACTCTGGTAATTCTGTTCGTGTtcacccgattcgtctgctttccgcccattaaaatgggtggaaatgcggtaatattttcccattgGAATGGCAGAAAGTATGCCTTTGTTACCCTAGAgcagacatgtgcaaccagtggcccgcgggccgcactgcggcccgccaggttgttccgtgcggcccgcgtggtgctcagcaaaatgttagaacttCATACTAGCCATCTTCATACTTCATACTAGccacagtttttcaataaattgtccCACAAGTGTGTCGTGGActgcattaaatctatttcttaactacataaactgcataggaaagtcgttttacgatactaattttttctgaaaaaaatcatgtggcccgcgttgtcattcaaaattttgtatttggccctccagtgaaaaaggttgcacatgcctgccctagagtaagatattcgcatttggaatggggagatgtttacttcggcagaaatatagtttgtgggaaaccccattgctgaaagcaggtccattttaatgggcggaaaaatagacgaatgggtttcacaaaccatacttgtgccgaagtaaaattctccccattcaaaaggcatatatcttactctagggtaagaaaggcatactttcaaCCATTACAATGGGAAAACATTCCCGAactctggaccattttaatgggcggaaagtagacgaatggggtgtcGTGTTTGATTGTGGAAGGACCACTTTTTTGGTTTACTGAAGTGACATCCCCGAAAGTAAACGCATTTGatcaatttcattttgaagTCAAGTTCTGAGTTTTGGTGTGATCTCTACATGAATGCTGGGACTAGGCTCGGCCGCTGTTTGCTGTGCACGATGCATTTACCGTATGCCTTTGTTACTATGATTTATACCAGCTTGaccaatttttttatgtatagGTTTTGGTTATAGCAGTATAATTAGGATTGTGGCATATGATATTAAGGATGTCTGTTTTCATAAGCAACCTAACAAGATTTGGTCTTACAAGACAAGGAGCCATACTCGTAAGTTGCtctatagcctatatacaagacaatttttatgatttaaaacttgaaaattgtTAGTTGGGTAGACTTGATATTCAGTGACTTATGGTACTGGTGCCCAGACTGCATTTTTTTGTCGATATTGGGGAAGATAATCCCCGCGTAAATCGCTTAGATTTCAGTTGCACCCAGGCAAAACCAGGCTGAAATCACAGCTGCGCGTACCGTATGTGCCGCCGTGGTTTTTATAAGAAATATATCGAAAGTAGACTAAGTTGTATCTGCGTAATTTTGTTCCGAAACTGATAAGGAGATTGGTCAACTGCGCATGACAGAAGTATGAAATTTATGTCCTCCGTGCCGCATGCAAAGAATGCCATCTGGCTAATACCACCCTATGTACGGCAATAGtcagtggaaagtgtggcacctgcatgCATAAGATTCATCAGCATGCACACCAAACTGCTTTATCTTcacaccaatttataataatcaaaaaaGGAAGTCTGGTTGTTTAAACGTcgatttataacaaataaacaaaaaattgaggcTTTAGTGCCAttacgccaaaatttgcatttttgcgTGTACGATTTCTTGTCATAAGCTGCCGTACTTTACTATTGGTTCGCTACTGTAGAAGGCACCATTGGAACATTTACTCGGCTCGCCTGTTGAAATGCTTCGAAtacagaaataaataatttatgaaTATTAAGTATAtaagtttaataaatatttaagttaATGAATATATATAGCTTTTTTTAATCTGTGTAATCTAGTTTAGGCTGGCCATTTATTCTAGTAAGAATGGGCCACTGGATAGCCATCTTGGAAAGTTTGCCAAGCGCGCGACGaccgaaataaaaatttattgcacTTATAATGGCTGTTGTTTCATCATGTTGTGCGTGGGATTTCTCAAACAGAAACAGTAAAGTTTCCAATCTGCCTAGGCAGCAACTAAAGCACTGGTTTTTAAAAGTGGGAAATCCCATAAATACAATGgcagatttattttttaaaaagcttgAATAGgctataaattttttttaagtcGAAGTTTCAAAACTGGAGGAAAGTTTGCTGAAACAATGACTTTATTTATTGCAGGGAAAGCAAATCCAATCAATCACTAGTTTACAATCTGTCGACAGAACACTGAAGACAAGTTCCCCatgtcaaaataaagtttatgaAATGCGACAATATGTCATTAAACCTGATGGTGTACAGGAGTATAAGAAACTTACCCAAGAACTCTTTTATCTTCGCACTCGTGCCTCCAAACTTGTCGGGTTTTGGTTTACAGAAATTGGCTCCCTACTAAATAAAACAGTTCACCTTTGGGAATACGGTTAGTTAACTTCTTTTAACGGTAGGCTAATTGGTAATTATAAATTTACATGCAATACATTGAATGTAAACCTGctaaaaaattgaacgtaaataTATTGGTAATTCAGTACAAGATTTCAATTGACCTGTGCATTGAACAGCATTGTTACCACTAAAAACTATATCCAACTTTTCCTGTTGTTTCACCAatgttaataaataatttttatactgAGATTTTTTATACTGCTACTGTGTAACAATAAGTGTTTGTTTAGATTCTTTGATGCATAGGCAGGAAGTCCGTGAAGCACTCGCTAATGATAGTGAATGGCAAAACAACTATATTGCCAACCTTGTGCGCTTAGTACAAGAGCAACAAaattgtacaatgtacatgcCGCAATGGTACAGCGAGGTGAAATATCCAGAAAAACAAAGCGGTGGTAAATCGTAATACACATGAATGATTGAAAAAACACTACTGAAGACAACTGCGCTGATTtgctattttaaaattgttttcttagGGGTATATGAACTCATGACGTATAACATGGTTATGGGGGGCCCAGTGATATGGGGCAAAAAGCTAAAGTCATCAATTGAGGCCCATGTTCGACTCGGATACGCCGATTTAATTGGTGTCTGGTACACAGACATCGGAGACCATAACTCTGGTAAGGAAGCTATGTGGCTGgtgaatttttgtttaagcACCAACTAATCAAATTAGATTAGCCTAATAACATATGATATGTAATATATTACTGATAAGAATTGTTTGTTTGGTCAGTGGAAGTGTTATGGAGATATAACAACCTCACCTGTCGAGAAGAAGGAAGGGAACGTGCTCATAATGATGCGGTTGTTGTCAACAAAGGTAAGTTTAGCTGAATTATACGAcgtactttaaaaaaattttggccgCTCTAGAATAATTTGTTTCGAATCCAAATGTTCAAATCCCACTCTTAATAGTTAAAAGATTCAATTCAATTACGTGTTCCAATGAAAGCGTTCAATTGCAAAGTAAAACTGGTTCCTGGGATTCCAAATTTGGATCTGAGATTTGGAACTGTACTAGAACGTGCAATTGTGCATCGTTATTAAATGCTGGCGTCATAATGACACCTTTTTTACTTTCATCTGTTAATTTCTTCAGTGGGTAGCTACTTACCCACAACAGTTTCTCATACTGCATTCGGCACACTTGCAGAATGTGAGATGCATCAACAGAacctttgttttcttttccacAGTTCGTGACAACTTGGACAATGTAACACACCACACTTCATGTCTCTTGCTACCTAGTACATGGTCTACAATGCAGTGAAAGGAGTCGTGGtgcaatattttaatatgAGGATACAGTTTCAATTTATTCCATGCATCGAACAATTTCCTGCAGTAGTTTCTGTgtaaaaaaagatttgttggTCCTATTTTAAAGCAGTGAAATCGAGGCAATAAGTTTTTTAGTGAAATTGCAATCATGAAGCCTTTATGTTCTACGATATTAAAGTAATTTCTTAAAGTTATTGCTTAAAgttatgcaatattttttgccGATAAAACGAAATACTGTGgttgtttgtgttttgaaCTGTGTGAAGGATGAAATGTAGTATCAGTTTAAATTTGTGCCAGTTGTTATGTTCCatctattttgtttttttgctatATAGTCTATACTCAAGTAAGGCTATATCTATCAGCATAAAACACATTGACATTTCAAAAAGGGCTCAACGAGAAAAATGCCATAAGCCAATTTATTCATGTAAAATTTGAAGTGAAAAAAATCA of the Clavelina lepadiformis chromosome 7, kaClaLepa1.1, whole genome shotgun sequence genome contains:
- the LOC143465099 gene encoding protein NipSnap homolog 3A-like, producing MILRMSVFISNLTRFGLTRQGAILGKQIQSITSLQSVDRTLKTSSPCQNKVYEMRQYVIKPDGVQEYKKLTQELFYLRTRASKLVGFWFTEIGSLLNKTVHLWEYDSLMHRQEVREALANDSEWQNNYIANLVRLVQEQQNCTMYMPQWYSEVKYPEKQSGGVYELMTYNMVMGGPVIWGKKLKSSIEAHVRLGYADLIGVWYTDIGDHNSVEVLWRYNNLTCREEGRERAHNDAVVVNKVRDNLDNVTHHTSCLLLPSTWSTMQ